One genomic region from Flagellimonas oceani encodes:
- a CDS encoding LemA family protein yields the protein MYYFIFISVLVLLFCIFLYNNLISKKNKVEESYSTIDVKLKKRTDLIPQLVTTVKGAIQHERETLTELTQLREKLLEKNIQPEERFQLESQLGMMLGKLQVRAEAYPDLKANQNFLLLQSSLNEVEEQLSAARRAYNAAVNSFNNAIEMFPSNIMGKMMGYSRKTLFTIKEEEKNIPTISFN from the coding sequence ATGTATTATTTTATTTTTATTTCCGTACTGGTTCTATTGTTCTGCATATTCCTGTACAATAACCTGATCAGTAAAAAAAACAAGGTCGAAGAATCTTACAGCACTATTGATGTGAAGCTAAAAAAGAGAACCGACTTAATTCCCCAGCTCGTTACCACAGTAAAAGGTGCGATCCAGCACGAGCGGGAAACTTTGACCGAACTCACCCAGCTTAGGGAAAAATTATTGGAGAAGAATATCCAACCCGAAGAACGCTTTCAATTGGAGAGTCAATTGGGAATGATGCTCGGCAAATTACAGGTACGTGCCGAGGCCTACCCGGATTTAAAGGCAAACCAAAACTTTCTTTTGCTGCAATCCAGCCTAAACGAAGTCGAGGAGCAACTCTCCGCGGCTCGTAGGGCCTACAATGCCGCCGTGAATTCGTTTAACAATGCCATTGAGATGTTCCCCTCTAACATTATGGGCAAAATGATGGGATACTCGCGAAAGACACTTTTCACCATCAAAGAAGAAGAAAAGAACATACCTACAATCTCCTTTAATTAA
- a CDS encoding DUF3137 domain-containing protein, translating to MIDYKKIQEELHPLLVKAEHVRKKHFFFQKGFSVMVVVIILGFLLIPIMTFINNAGFSRWIANTTQGKSFGTVQLLMAFYWLPFFIFMIGSYSYKNKFKSYERKIMKIALDKMLPEFKFDPRKQISAEQIEESKLLPSYFQVGKKRSQRGAHNLHFGTLSGKVGQTSISMGDVNIINQGFYGSVLMYIPLLPYFYMVYNYIRPWFSKHHSTENLGSNFVGMFAVVDFNKNFNGHTIILPDVMEKRVGYLAKNLQTMNMSRGQLVHLEDTDFENDFMVYSTDQVEARYILSTSLMERITQLKRKVDKPIMLSLNKNKLYLGVQHPQGFLCLNKEKNLLTEDIFEKIHEDIKTAIGIVEDLNLNTRIWKNESAEVSK from the coding sequence ATGATCGATTATAAAAAAATCCAAGAGGAGCTCCATCCGCTTTTGGTGAAGGCCGAACACGTGCGAAAAAAGCATTTTTTCTTTCAAAAAGGATTTTCGGTCATGGTGGTGGTGATCATCTTGGGGTTCTTGCTCATACCCATTATGACATTTATCAACAACGCAGGGTTTAGCAGATGGATCGCAAACACGACCCAAGGGAAATCTTTTGGAACGGTACAGCTACTCATGGCTTTTTATTGGTTGCCCTTCTTTATTTTTATGATCGGCTCTTATTCGTATAAAAATAAGTTCAAGTCATACGAAAGAAAAATCATGAAAATTGCCTTGGACAAAATGTTGCCGGAGTTCAAGTTTGATCCCCGCAAACAAATCTCTGCAGAACAGATCGAGGAAAGCAAATTGCTCCCGAGCTACTTTCAAGTTGGAAAAAAGCGATCCCAACGAGGTGCCCATAACCTTCACTTTGGCACTTTGAGCGGTAAGGTAGGGCAAACCTCAATATCCATGGGAGATGTCAATATCATCAATCAGGGGTTTTATGGTTCTGTTTTAATGTACATTCCCTTATTGCCATACTTTTATATGGTTTATAATTACATTAGGCCTTGGTTTTCCAAACATCATTCCACAGAGAATTTGGGAAGCAATTTTGTTGGGATGTTCGCTGTGGTGGACTTTAACAAGAACTTTAACGGGCACACTATTATTTTGCCCGATGTGATGGAAAAAAGGGTGGGTTACTTGGCCAAGAACCTTCAAACCATGAATATGTCCAGAGGCCAATTGGTGCATCTTGAAGATACCGATTTCGAAAATGATTTTATGGTCTACAGTACCGATCAGGTCGAGGCCCGCTATATTCTTTCTACTTCTTTAATGGAAAGAATCACGCAGTTGAAAAGGAAAGTCGATAAACCGATCATGCTCTCATTAAACAAAAACAAATTGTATTTGGGCGTACAGCACCCGCAGGGCTTTTTATGCTTGAACAAAGAAAAAAACTTATTGACAGAGGATATTTTTGAAAAAATACACGAGGACATCAAAACCGCCATCGGCATTGTGGAAGATCTAAACCTGAATACAAGAATTTGGAAAAACGAATCTGCGGAAGTTTCAAAATAA
- a CDS encoding cell division ATP-binding protein FtsE, whose translation MPETIVNLKDVAVFQDENLVLNNVDLEVKKGEFVYVIGKTGSGKSSFMKTLYADLPLKQGDGQVVDFDLKTLKEKDIPFLRRKLGIVFQDFKLLPDRNINNNLRFVLKATGWTDPKKMDDKIEEVLDKVGMKTKGFKFPHELSGGEQQRIAIARALLNDPELILADEPTGNLDPQTSVEVMKVLQDINQNGRTIIMATHDYALILKYPHKTLKCDGSKVFEVIQKAI comes from the coding sequence ATGCCCGAGACAATCGTTAATTTAAAAGATGTAGCCGTATTTCAGGACGAAAATTTGGTTCTCAACAACGTTGACCTTGAAGTCAAAAAAGGGGAATTTGTCTATGTAATCGGAAAAACGGGGAGCGGAAAAAGTAGTTTTATGAAAACCCTGTATGCCGACCTTCCCTTAAAGCAGGGTGATGGACAGGTAGTGGATTTTGACCTGAAGACCCTGAAAGAAAAGGACATTCCATTTCTGCGAAGAAAACTGGGCATCGTTTTTCAGGATTTTAAATTGCTTCCCGATAGAAACATCAACAACAATCTTAGGTTTGTTCTTAAGGCGACCGGTTGGACGGACCCCAAAAAAATGGACGATAAAATTGAGGAAGTACTCGATAAAGTGGGCATGAAAACCAAAGGCTTTAAGTTTCCCCACGAACTATCGGGCGGCGAACAACAGCGTATCGCCATTGCAAGGGCCCTTTTGAACGACCCGGAACTCATCTTGGCGGACGAGCCCACGGGTAACCTTGACCCGCAGACCAGTGTAGAGGTGATGAAAGTTCTGCAGGACATTAACCAAAATGGGCGGACGATTATCATGGCGACGCACGATTATGCATTGATCCTAAAATATCCGCATAAAACCTTAAAATGCGACGGCAGTAAAGTATTTGAAGTGATTCAAAAAGCGATATAA
- the ppgK gene encoding polyphosphate--glucose phosphotransferase translates to MEILGIDIGGSGIKGALVNAETGEMLTERFRIPTPKSKKPKDMAKVVAEIVEHFNYEGPVGCGFPSIVKNGVCKSPGNLHPSWVGVNIDELFTEYTGQEFTVLNDADAAGYASMNYGIGKGKNGLVIMITIGTGLGSGAFYNGVLIPNFELGQIPYKKHKKIEKWAAASAKEREELSYKKWGKRFNKFLKLVELIVCPDLIIVGGGTSKNWEEFSHRIDIETEVVKAELMNHAGIIGAAVACLREQHHGHLH, encoded by the coding sequence ATGGAAATTCTTGGTATTGACATTGGCGGGTCGGGCATTAAGGGTGCCCTTGTGAACGCCGAAACTGGGGAAATGTTGACAGAACGCTTCCGAATTCCGACCCCAAAATCAAAAAAGCCCAAAGATATGGCCAAAGTGGTGGCCGAAATCGTGGAGCACTTCAACTATGAAGGGCCTGTGGGCTGCGGATTCCCATCCATAGTAAAGAACGGGGTGTGCAAATCGCCAGGAAATTTACATCCAAGTTGGGTCGGTGTCAATATCGATGAGTTGTTCACCGAATATACGGGCCAAGAATTTACGGTGCTCAACGATGCGGATGCCGCTGGCTATGCCTCGATGAACTACGGTATCGGAAAAGGTAAAAATGGTCTCGTTATAATGATTACCATTGGGACAGGACTGGGCAGTGGCGCTTTCTACAACGGGGTACTTATCCCAAACTTTGAGCTGGGCCAGATTCCCTACAAAAAACACAAAAAGATTGAAAAATGGGCGGCCGCTTCGGCAAAGGAGCGAGAAGAACTCAGTTATAAAAAATGGGGGAAACGCTTCAATAAATTCCTGAAATTGGTGGAACTGATCGTTTGCCCGGACCTGATCATCGTTGGCGGGGGAACTTCTAAAAACTGGGAAGAATTCAGTCACCGTATCGACATTGAGACCGAGGTGGTCAAGGCAGAACTTATGAACCATGCAGGAATCATCGGAGCTGCCGTAGCATGTTTACGTGAGCAGCACCACGGGCATTTGCATTGA
- the typA gene encoding translational GTPase TypA, which translates to MSKIKNIAIIAHVDHGKTTLVDKIMYHCQLFRENENKGDLILDNNDLERERGITIVSKNVSVVYKDTKINIIDTPGHADFGGEVERVLNMADGVLLLVDAFEGPMPQTRFVLQKAIDLGLKPCVVINKVDKENCTPEEVHEKVFDLMFELGAEEWQLDFPTVYGSAKNNWMGEDWKVQTENIEPLLDMVIEHVPEFKPQEGTTQMLITSLDYSSFTGRIAIGRLQRGKLREGQQVSLVKRDGSIVKTRIKELYTFEGLGRLRVEEVVAGDICAIVGMEGFEIGDTVADIENPEKLKTIAIDEPTMSMLFTINDSPFFGKDGKFVTSRHIKERLEKELEKNLALRVQQTDSADKFLVYGRGVLHLSVLIETMRREGYELQIGQPQVIIKEIDGVKCEPVEHLTIDLPEEVSGKAVEMVSIRKGEMTSMEARGSRMVCEFIIPSRGIIGLRNQLLTATAGEAIMAHRFFEYQPLKGDIAQRLNGSLVSMENGTAIPYSIDKLQERGKFFIDPGEDIYEGQVIGENSRQDDMTVNVTKTKKLSNVRSSGADDKAKIVPAIKFSLEEALEYIQKDEYVEVTPNHLRLRKIYLKEVDRKRNKVV; encoded by the coding sequence ATGTCCAAAATCAAAAATATTGCAATCATTGCACACGTAGACCACGGTAAAACTACCTTGGTCGATAAAATCATGTACCATTGCCAGTTGTTCCGCGAAAACGAGAACAAGGGCGACCTGATATTGGATAACAACGACCTGGAAAGGGAGCGTGGAATCACCATTGTTTCCAAAAACGTTTCCGTTGTTTACAAAGACACAAAAATTAATATTATAGATACCCCTGGTCACGCCGATTTCGGTGGTGAGGTAGAGCGTGTTTTGAACATGGCCGATGGGGTTTTGTTGTTGGTGGATGCCTTCGAAGGGCCAATGCCACAGACCCGTTTTGTGCTTCAAAAAGCGATTGACCTTGGTTTGAAGCCTTGCGTGGTGATCAACAAAGTGGATAAAGAAAACTGTACGCCGGAAGAAGTGCACGAGAAAGTATTCGATTTGATGTTTGAATTGGGTGCCGAAGAATGGCAGTTGGATTTCCCGACCGTTTACGGTTCTGCAAAGAACAACTGGATGGGCGAGGATTGGAAAGTACAGACCGAGAACATTGAGCCGTTGTTGGATATGGTGATCGAACACGTGCCTGAGTTCAAACCTCAAGAAGGTACCACTCAAATGTTGATCACTTCTTTGGATTACTCATCGTTTACAGGGCGAATCGCGATTGGTAGATTGCAACGTGGTAAACTTCGTGAAGGACAACAGGTTTCTTTGGTGAAAAGAGATGGTTCCATCGTAAAAACTAGGATCAAGGAACTTTACACTTTTGAAGGCTTGGGCCGTTTAAGAGTAGAAGAAGTGGTCGCTGGTGATATTTGTGCCATTGTGGGTATGGAAGGATTCGAGATCGGGGATACCGTTGCCGATATCGAAAATCCAGAAAAATTGAAGACCATCGCTATTGATGAGCCTACCATGAGTATGCTTTTCACAATCAACGATAGTCCGTTTTTTGGTAAGGATGGAAAGTTTGTTACTTCCCGTCACATCAAGGAGCGATTGGAAAAAGAATTGGAGAAAAACTTGGCGCTTCGTGTACAACAAACGGATAGTGCCGATAAATTCTTGGTCTATGGCCGTGGGGTATTGCACCTTTCCGTATTGATCGAAACCATGCGCAGGGAAGGTTACGAGCTTCAAATCGGTCAGCCACAGGTAATCATCAAGGAGATTGATGGAGTAAAATGTGAGCCGGTGGAGCACTTGACCATTGACCTACCAGAAGAAGTTTCAGGAAAAGCTGTTGAAATGGTATCCATCCGTAAGGGTGAGATGACCAGTATGGAGGCCAGAGGTTCCCGAATGGTTTGTGAATTCATTATTCCATCCAGAGGAATCATCGGACTTAGGAACCAATTGTTGACGGCTACCGCAGGTGAGGCCATTATGGCGCACCGATTTTTTGAATATCAACCATTGAAAGGGGATATCGCACAGCGATTGAACGGTTCATTGGTCTCTATGGAAAACGGAACAGCGATTCCTTATTCCATTGATAAACTTCAGGAAAGGGGTAAATTCTTTATTGACCCGGGAGAGGATATCTACGAAGGACAGGTAATCGGTGAAAACTCCCGTCAAGATGATATGACGGTGAACGTGACCAAGACCAAAAAGCTATCGAACGTTCGTTCTTCTGGTGCCGATGATAAGGCGAAGATTGTTCCTGCCATCAAATTTTCATTGGAAGAAGCGTTGGAATACATTCAAAAGGATGAATACGTAGAAGTGACTCCAAACCACTTGAGGCTCAGGAAAATTTACCTAAAAGAGGTGGATAGAAAAAGAAACAAAGTAGTTTAA